One part of the Deinococcus sp. NW-56 genome encodes these proteins:
- a CDS encoding MFS transporter, with product MTTSKPSAPRSSTWLPRWEPNDPTFWEDEGKARAWRTLWVTTFSLTLAFAVWFMVSAIVVRLNDIGFNFSANQLFWLTAMPGLAAGTTRLIHMFLVPMYGSRHTLTLGTLSLLIPAVGWGIAVQNPQTSFTTFMVLAFLAGLGGGNFSSFMPSTSLFFPKKMQGTALGIQAGIGNFGVSLVQFLTPLLITAGAFAVVGGGQAVTAGPQAGGTLYLQNAAWFYVPLLLIAAGLTWTQIRSVPIKANFGQQFAIFGDKHTWIMTSIYMMTFGAFSGLSAAFPLLIKNLYGGFEGAPLPLKFAFLGPLIGSTIRVLFGLIADKTGGAILTSVSAIGMAVSALLVANYVTPTSLDQFPYFVATMLGIFFFSGIGNASTFRQMPIIFNPPQSAGVIGWTAAIAAFGPFIVSMLISTVTVATGNVKPFFYGLAAFCLFNLLLNWYFYGRKGAEKPS from the coding sequence ATGACCACCTCCAAGCCCAGTGCCCCCCGTTCCTCGACCTGGCTGCCCCGCTGGGAACCCAACGACCCCACCTTCTGGGAAGATGAGGGCAAGGCGCGGGCGTGGCGCACCCTGTGGGTGACCACCTTCTCGCTGACGCTGGCCTTCGCGGTGTGGTTCATGGTGTCGGCCATCGTGGTGCGGCTCAACGACATCGGCTTTAACTTCAGCGCGAATCAACTGTTCTGGCTGACCGCCATGCCGGGGCTGGCGGCGGGCACGACCCGGCTGATCCACATGTTCCTGGTGCCCATGTACGGCTCGCGGCACACGCTAACGCTGGGCACGCTGAGCCTGCTGATTCCGGCGGTGGGCTGGGGCATCGCGGTGCAGAATCCGCAGACCTCCTTTACCACCTTCATGGTGCTCGCCTTCCTGGCGGGGCTGGGCGGCGGCAACTTCAGCTCGTTCATGCCCTCGACCAGCCTGTTTTTCCCCAAGAAGATGCAGGGCACCGCGCTGGGCATTCAGGCGGGGATCGGCAACTTCGGGGTGTCGCTGGTGCAGTTCCTGACGCCGCTGCTGATCACCGCCGGGGCCTTTGCGGTCGTGGGCGGCGGGCAGGCGGTCACCGCCGGGCCGCAGGCGGGGGGCACCCTCTACCTGCAAAACGCGGCGTGGTTCTACGTGCCGCTGCTGCTGATCGCAGCGGGGCTGACCTGGACACAGATTCGCAGCGTGCCCATCAAGGCCAACTTCGGGCAGCAGTTCGCCATCTTCGGGGACAAGCACACCTGGATCATGACCTCGATCTACATGATGACCTTCGGGGCCTTTTCGGGGCTCTCGGCGGCCTTTCCCCTCCTGATCAAGAACCTGTACGGCGGCTTCGAGGGGGCACCGCTGCCCCTCAAGTTCGCCTTCCTGGGGCCACTGATCGGCTCGACCATCCGGGTGCTGTTCGGGCTGATCGCGGACAAGACGGGCGGAGCCATCCTGACTTCTGTGAGTGCCATTGGGATGGCGGTCTCGGCGCTGCTGGTCGCCAACTACGTCACGCCCACCAGCCTGGATCAGTTTCCCTACTTCGTGGCGACCATGCTGGGCATCTTCTTCTTCAGCGGGATCGGCAACGCGAGCACCTTCCGGCAGATGCCGATCATCTTCAACCCCCCGCAATCGGCGGGCGTGATCGGGTGGACGGCCGCCATCGCCGCCTTCGGCCCCTTTATCGTGAGCATGCTGATCAGCACGGTCACGGTGGCGACTGGCAACGTCAAACCCTTCTTCTACGGGCTGGCCGCATTTTGCCTCTTCAACCTCTTGCTCAACTGGTACTTCTACGGGCGCAAGGGGGCCGAGAAGCCGAGCTGA
- a CDS encoding GAF domain-containing protein gives MAEALLKTVSWATDVLSRDPRQLFHVVRVLLSDLRRVTGMDAAELYLADPAQTCLMLSGYSGQDQGTFSERRVFAFGEGFPGLVAAGRGAVETADLGRDERFVRDGVRALGYRGFLSLPLLLPHAVVGVLTLATREPARLGEARAQMAFCAPLLAASLYAVMTSLGERTLARVRQARTPRERALALLEDTLDATSGLRATLRPLDGEPVETHPQQMAPCEAQGCPARRGQVCVSGVSDLHCPALPDAETPGTPHTVCLPLWDGGEVRAVASVQFPVRGAVGTGGMVGSETAAPLLWLSRFAAGELGLSPAPAEAPDTPWLEVETFGAFRARRGGEWLSPRDFRRRQAYQLFKLLVTRWGRPLHADELCEALWPGEGGGSEKALARLHVTLNALRQVVEPQGRRGQVIVRDGPSYRFAPALPYRLDAEEFETLVREADRLEGAAAVAGYERALRLYRGHYLEDDPYADLLALERDYLRELAVRSLLRCAEEQEAAGQTQAALASYSHLLTLDPLHFEAHEALIDVLLRRGQVEDARARWERYAQAYGGQPPRPAP, from the coding sequence ATGGCTGAAGCGCTGCTGAAGACCGTGAGCTGGGCGACGGACGTGCTGAGCCGTGATCCCCGGCAGCTCTTTCACGTGGTGCGGGTGCTGCTCTCGGACCTGCGGCGGGTCACGGGCATGGACGCCGCCGAGCTGTACCTCGCGGACCCGGCGCAGACCTGCCTGATGCTCAGCGGGTACTCCGGGCAGGACCAGGGGACCTTTTCCGAGCGGCGCGTCTTCGCCTTCGGGGAGGGGTTTCCGGGGCTGGTGGCGGCGGGGCGGGGGGCGGTGGAGACGGCGGACCTGGGCCGCGACGAGCGGTTCGTGCGGGACGGGGTGCGGGCGCTGGGCTACCGGGGCTTCCTGAGCCTGCCGCTGCTGCTGCCGCACGCGGTGGTGGGGGTGCTGACCCTCGCCACGCGCGAGCCTGCGCGGCTGGGGGAGGCGCGGGCACAGATGGCCTTTTGTGCACCGCTGCTGGCGGCCAGCCTGTACGCGGTGATGACCTCGCTGGGCGAGCGCACGCTGGCGCGGGTGCGGCAGGCCCGCACCCCGCGCGAGCGGGCGCTGGCCCTGCTGGAAGACACCCTGGACGCCACCTCCGGCCTGCGGGCCACCCTGCGGCCCCTGGACGGCGAGCCTGTGGAGACGCACCCGCAGCAGATGGCCCCCTGCGAGGCGCAGGGGTGCCCCGCCCGGCGCGGGCAGGTCTGCGTGTCGGGCGTAAGCGACCTGCACTGCCCGGCTCTGCCGGACGCGGAGACGCCCGGCACCCCGCACACCGTCTGCCTGCCCCTCTGGGACGGTGGGGAGGTGCGGGCGGTCGCCTCGGTGCAGTTCCCGGTGCGCGGGGCGGTCGGAACAGGTGGGATGGTCGGCAGCGAGACGGCTGCCCCGCTGCTGTGGCTCAGCCGCTTCGCGGCCGGGGAACTCGGCCTGTCGCCCGCGCCCGCCGAGGCCCCGGACACGCCGTGGCTGGAAGTCGAGACCTTCGGGGCCTTCCGGGCGCGCCGGGGGGGCGAGTGGCTCTCGCCCAGGGACTTCCGGCGGCGGCAGGCCTACCAGCTCTTCAAACTGCTGGTCACCCGCTGGGGCCGCCCGCTGCACGCGGACGAGCTGTGTGAGGCGCTGTGGCCCGGCGAGGGCGGCGGGAGCGAGAAGGCGCTCGCGCGGCTGCACGTCACCCTCAATGCGCTGCGGCAGGTGGTGGAGCCCCAGGGCAGGCGTGGGCAGGTTATCGTGCGCGACGGCCCCAGCTACCGCTTTGCCCCGGCCCTCCCCTACCGCCTCGACGCCGAGGAGTTCGAGACCCTGGTGCGCGAGGCCGACCGGTTGGAGGGCGCGGCGGCGGTCGCGGGCTACGAGCGGGCGCTGCGGCTTTACCGGGGCCACTACCTCGAGGACGACCCCTACGCCGACCTCCTCGCGCTGGAACGCGACTACCTGCGCGAACTCGCCGTGCGCTCGCTGCTGCGCTGCGCCGAGGAGCAGGAGGCCGCCGGGCAGACGCAGGCCGCGCTGGCCTCCTACTCGCACCTGCTGACCTTAGACCCCCTGCACTTCGAGGCGCACGAGGCGTTGATCGACGTGCTGCTGCGCCGGGGCCAGGTGGAGGACGCCCGCGCCCGCTGGGAGCGCTACGCCCAGGCCTATGGGGGCCAGCCGCCGCGCCCCGCGCCATGA
- a CDS encoding DUF6755 family protein, giving the protein MTRSDLQEPRSPRPELQHRDTRISELPSQPRTGPPPVSRPKPRYAQRSLIVGVLFAFCLVFWTIQLFVLMTALDAALGGERELLWPSAISSVLLAALTVWLVRLIPQEPRTDD; this is encoded by the coding sequence TTGACCCGCTCTGACCTTCAGGAACCCAGGTCGCCCCGCCCCGAGTTGCAGCACCGGGACACCCGGATCAGTGAGTTGCCCAGTCAGCCGCGCACCGGGCCGCCCCCGGTCAGCCGCCCGAAGCCCCGCTATGCCCAGCGCAGCCTGATCGTGGGGGTGCTGTTCGCCTTCTGCCTGGTGTTCTGGACGATTCAGCTCTTCGTGCTGATGACGGCGCTGGACGCGGCGCTGGGCGGCGAGCGGGAACTGCTGTGGCCCAGCGCGATTTCCAGCGTGCTGCTGGCCGCGCTGACCGTGTGGCTGGTGCGGCTGATTCCGCAAGAGCCGCGCACCGACGACTGA